A segment of the Nitrospirota bacterium genome:
AGGATATACTGGAGGCGGCAGGGATGCTGCCTTATGAGCAGGTTCATGTAAGCAATCTTGATAACGGAGAGAGATTTACAACCTATATCATCCCTGGCGAACGTGGAAGCAGGAGTTTTATGCTCAATGGTCCAACTGCAAGAAAAGCCATTCCCGGTGACAGGATAATCATATTTTCATATTCCTGGATGGATGAAGAGGAGATATCCGCTGCCGTACCGCGAGTCTTGATAATGGATGAGGAAAACAGGATAAAAGAGGTTCGTAATCTGAAAAAAGGTTGATTTATGACTGAATCTCTCTTGATGAAAGGCAATGAGGTTGTTGCAGAGGCAGCAATTATGGCTGGTTGCCGTTTTTATGCCGGCTATCCTATTACCCCCCAGAATGAAATCCCCGAATATATGTCCTGGAGAATGCCCGAGGTTGGAGGTATCTTTATACAGGCGGAGAGTGAGCTTGCAGCCGTAAATATGGTTTATGGTGCTTCTGCCGCAGGCGTAAGGGCCATGACGTCTTCTTCTTCTCCCGGAATAAGCCTTAAGCAGGAAGGTATCTCCTATCTGGCAGGGGCCGAGCTTCCGGCGGTTATCGTTAATATCCAGCGGGGCGGTCCCGGGCTTGGTAATATATCAGGCAGTCAGCAGGATTACTTTCAGTCAACAAGGGGTGGCGGGCATGGTGACTACAGGGTCCTTGTGTATGCGCCTTTCAGTCATCAGGAGCTATGGACACTCACGATGAAGGCCTTTGACAGGGCTGATGAGTACAGGAATCCTGTAATGCTACTTGCAGACGGGGTACTTGGACAGATGATGGAGCCCTTTGTTCCAACAGAGTATGTTCCGCCTGCCCTGCCTTCAAAGGACTGGGTGCTTGACGGCTGCCGGTCGAGGCCTCCGAGGGTGATTAAATCTCTCTATCTCGGTGAGGGCAAGCTTGAGATGCAGAACCTGAAGCTCCAGGCGAAGTATCAGAGGATGAAGCAGGAGGACGTCATGTATGAGTCCTATATGGTTGATGATGCGGATGTGGTGATTGTTGCATTTGGAATAGCTGCAAGGGTCTGCCTTTCAGCCGTGAGGTCCTTGAGGAAAGACGGATGCAGAGTAGGGCTCTTCAGACCTGTAACGCTCTTCCCCTTTCCCGAGAAGCAGATAAATGACCTTGCCCGTATGGGCAAGAGATTTCTTGTGGCAGAGCTGAACCTCGGTCAAATGGTTGATGATGTCAGGCTTGCAGTTGATGGGCTTTCGGAAGTAAGGTTTTATGGCAGGGGCGGTGGTGAAATGATTACCGTTGAAGAGCTGACAGAGAAGATCAACCGGTTTCAGAAGGTATATTCATCTTAGATAGGTACTGATTACAAACCACAAAGCGCTATCCGTAATAACAATTTCCTACTATTTACTGTCATGCTGAACTTGATTCAGCATCTATCCTTTTTCCGCAACAGGAACTATCTATTCCTGCAGCAGAACGAGGTTGTCCCTGTGGATAACCTCATCGGAATATCTGTATCCGAGGGTCTTTTCTATCTCTGAGGTGCGGAGGCCTTTCAGTTTGCCGACCTCTTCAGAGGAGTAGTTA
Coding sequences within it:
- the panD gene encoding aspartate 1-decarboxylase → MLRCMLKAKIHVAKVTDCILRYEGSISIDEDILEAAGMLPYEQVHVSNLDNGERFTTYIIPGERGSRSFMLNGPTARKAIPGDRIIIFSYSWMDEEEISAAVPRVLIMDEENRIKEVRNLKKG
- a CDS encoding 3-methyl-2-oxobutanoate dehydrogenase subunit VorB, which encodes MTESLLMKGNEVVAEAAIMAGCRFYAGYPITPQNEIPEYMSWRMPEVGGIFIQAESELAAVNMVYGASAAGVRAMTSSSSPGISLKQEGISYLAGAELPAVIVNIQRGGPGLGNISGSQQDYFQSTRGGGHGDYRVLVYAPFSHQELWTLTMKAFDRADEYRNPVMLLADGVLGQMMEPFVPTEYVPPALPSKDWVLDGCRSRPPRVIKSLYLGEGKLEMQNLKLQAKYQRMKQEDVMYESYMVDDADVVIVAFGIAARVCLSAVRSLRKDGCRVGLFRPVTLFPFPEKQINDLARMGKRFLVAELNLGQMVDDVRLAVDGLSEVRFYGRGGGEMITVEELTEKINRFQKVYSS